One window of Paenibacillus sp. JQZ6Y-1 genomic DNA carries:
- a CDS encoding M15 family metallopeptidase, with the protein MKKQSSWKWALPAGVLMSGLLFAGCAGTQPTASSGQASGTTGSPQTENGNAATGSEAGNATDSANGSTTDSTSNADNGAASTTNGGSNTGTTQTGASSNDSSSANGQSSNTNTDASSDNGTSSTDTANTSSDSASLLQQREDSSLQSTIEKKDGKMVVTNPESLTVIVNKNRSLPDGYVPPDLVVPDVAFSYDGVLEKSHMRKKAAEALEQLFAAAKKEGLDLRAVSGYRSYKRQVSIYNNNVATKGKEYTDRVSAKPGTSEHQTGLAIDVSGPGIGYGLEQSFGSTAEGKWLKKNAPDYGFVIRYTENGESKTGYTWEPWHIRYIGKDLAEDVTAKGLTLEEYFDQDNMKN; encoded by the coding sequence ATGAAAAAGCAATCATCATGGAAATGGGCGCTACCTGCGGGTGTACTCATGTCCGGTCTGTTATTCGCCGGTTGTGCGGGAACGCAACCGACAGCATCCAGCGGACAAGCATCCGGTACAACCGGTAGCCCACAGACAGAGAATGGGAATGCAGCGACAGGGAGTGAGGCTGGCAATGCTACCGACAGTGCTAATGGCAGCACGACCGATTCAACTAGCAATGCAGATAACGGAGCAGCTAGCACAACAAATGGTGGTTCCAACACAGGTACCACACAAACAGGTGCTTCCAGTAATGACTCCTCATCGGCTAACGGACAAAGCAGCAATACCAACACCGATGCTTCTAGCGATAATGGTACATCCTCGACGGATACTGCCAATACAAGCAGCGATTCTGCATCCCTGCTGCAACAGCGCGAGGATAGCTCCCTGCAATCGACGATTGAGAAAAAGGACGGCAAAATGGTCGTTACCAATCCTGAATCGCTGACCGTGATCGTGAACAAGAACCGGTCCCTGCCGGATGGCTATGTGCCACCTGATCTGGTAGTGCCGGATGTAGCCTTTTCCTATGATGGCGTACTGGAAAAAAGCCATATGCGCAAAAAAGCAGCGGAAGCGTTGGAGCAATTGTTCGCCGCAGCCAAAAAAGAAGGGCTTGATCTGCGTGCCGTATCCGGCTATCGCTCCTACAAGCGTCAAGTTTCCATCTACAATAACAATGTAGCCACCAAAGGCAAAGAATACACCGACCGTGTTAGCGCCAAGCCCGGTACTAGCGAGCACCAGACAGGTCTTGCCATTGACGTCTCTGGTCCCGGCATCGGCTATGGACTGGAACAAAGCTTTGGCTCCACTGCCGAAGGCAAATGGCTGAAAAAGAACGCACCGGATTACGGCTTCGTTATTCGCTACACCGAAAATGGCGAATCCAAAACCGGCTATACATGGGAGCCTTGGCACATCCGCTATATTGGCAAAGATCTAGCTGAAGATGTCACTGCCAAAGGGCTGACGCTGGAAGAATATTTTGATCAGGATAATATGAAAAACTGA
- a CDS encoding ATP-dependent helicase codes for MKETTIKDSLRPQGVAPQTPLPAAQPAPADTSVTLVPNDAEDAFFFRALEQQGILLNAPQIEAVRHGDGPLLTLAGAGCGKTTVLTARTGYLLSVRKVNPQHILLVTFTTKAAAEMKSRIAALPGISAKVARAIEARTFHAFGLLLLRRYGNLTEDIFGDTRAQHGIIQRLRREINSTSTTPPETLLAMLSAIKLEGGTADDLPKDTPEERDRCALLCRYEDWKQNYRKLDFDDILLRTEQLLQDPDLLQVLQQRFQYIMVDEFQDTNRLQYGMVQKLADQHRNLMVVGDDDQTIYSFNGARQEYILDFPKQYPGTRIIALDINYRSHPQILGLGVKLIARNQARHAKTLQAGASEGQSPHYLRPSHADEEADWIVQKLRQQQQDGYELGDIAILHRTVSGTRAIAERLLMEDIPFIQYGEAPVFYDHSLIRPVMDHLRLAVNPRRMDALPGVIGPLYISRDAGMDHIMSQEQRQAKKYPLIHLYHWEKLQSFQRQQVKDRIVFLKKLRELKPVYAIREIRRVFYDKFASADFSGPATRHKDNIRETLDELESAAGKFTTVEEMVTFADDLSVKREKMMELMKQVSPQGIHLMTVHRAKGLEFPCVYLLGASEGILPHKAALLEEAPEDVKAGQGVTGPDPEGKLMQAALEEERRIAYVAVTRAKHELYISSPVMHHGKTVPPSRFLLEAFK; via the coding sequence TTGAAAGAGACAACCATCAAAGATTCCCTCCGACCTCAGGGGGTGGCACCACAGACTCCACTGCCCGCCGCGCAGCCCGCTCCGGCGGATACGAGTGTTACGCTGGTGCCGAACGATGCGGAAGATGCCTTTTTCTTCCGCGCATTGGAGCAGCAGGGCATTCTGCTGAATGCGCCGCAGATCGAAGCGGTGCGTCATGGCGATGGTCCCCTGCTCACACTAGCAGGTGCAGGCTGTGGCAAAACAACCGTGCTGACCGCACGCACTGGCTATCTGTTATCAGTACGCAAGGTGAATCCGCAGCATATTTTGCTCGTTACCTTTACAACGAAGGCAGCTGCCGAAATGAAATCGCGGATTGCTGCGCTACCCGGTATTTCTGCCAAAGTAGCGCGGGCGATTGAAGCGCGCACCTTTCATGCGTTTGGATTGTTGCTGCTGCGTCGCTACGGCAATCTGACCGAGGATATTTTCGGCGATACGCGCGCTCAGCATGGTATTATTCAGCGTCTGCGCCGCGAGATCAATTCCACCAGTACCACACCACCGGAAACGCTGCTGGCGATGCTCTCAGCGATCAAGCTAGAAGGCGGTACGGCGGACGATCTGCCAAAGGATACACCGGAGGAGCGCGACCGCTGTGCGCTGCTATGCCGATATGAGGATTGGAAGCAGAATTACCGCAAGCTCGATTTTGACGATATTTTGCTGCGCACCGAGCAACTGTTACAAGACCCAGATCTGCTGCAAGTGCTACAGCAGCGTTTTCAATATATTATGGTGGACGAATTTCAGGATACGAATCGTCTGCAATATGGCATGGTGCAGAAGCTCGCCGATCAGCATCGCAATCTGATGGTGGTTGGTGACGATGATCAGACGATCTACTCGTTTAATGGGGCGCGTCAGGAATATATTCTCGACTTTCCTAAGCAATATCCGGGTACACGTATCATTGCACTGGACATCAATTATCGCAGTCATCCGCAGATTCTCGGGCTTGGGGTCAAGCTGATCGCCCGCAATCAGGCGCGTCATGCGAAGACACTGCAAGCAGGAGCTTCCGAAGGGCAAAGCCCACACTATCTACGCCCCTCCCATGCTGACGAGGAAGCGGATTGGATTGTGCAAAAGCTACGCCAGCAACAGCAAGATGGCTATGAGCTGGGCGATATTGCGATTTTGCATCGTACAGTCAGCGGTACACGTGCTATCGCTGAGCGACTGCTAATGGAGGATATTCCATTTATCCAATATGGCGAAGCGCCTGTATTCTACGATCATTCGCTCATTCGTCCGGTTATGGATCATCTGCGACTTGCGGTCAATCCACGACGGATGGATGCGCTACCGGGTGTCATCGGTCCGCTGTACATCTCTCGCGATGCTGGTATGGATCATATTATGAGTCAGGAGCAGCGCCAAGCGAAAAAGTATCCACTCATTCATCTGTATCATTGGGAAAAGCTGCAATCGTTTCAGCGGCAGCAGGTGAAGGATCGGATCGTCTTTTTGAAAAAGCTGCGTGAATTGAAGCCCGTGTATGCGATTCGTGAGATTCGCCGGGTCTTTTATGATAAATTCGCCAGTGCCGACTTCAGCGGTCCCGCGACTCGGCATAAGGACAATATTCGCGAGACGCTGGACGAGCTGGAAAGTGCAGCAGGCAAATTTACAACGGTAGAAGAAATGGTCACCTTTGCCGATGATCTGTCGGTGAAGCGCGAGAAAATGATGGAGCTAATGAAGCAAGTATCGCCGCAAGGCATTCATCTCATGACCGTCCATCGTGCCAAAGGTCTGGAATTCCCTTGCGTGTATTTGCTCGGCGCTTCCGAGGGCATTCTGCCGCATAAAGCAGCGCTGTTGGAAGAGGCGCCAGAGGATGTAAAGGCAGGTCAGGGCGTAACCGGACCTGATCCAGAAGGCAAGCTGATGCAGGCAGCGTTGGAAGAAGAACGGCGAATCGCCTACGTCGCGGTGACGCGGGCGAAGCATGAGCTGTATATTTCATCCCCAGTCATGCACCACGGCAAGACGGTTCCACCATCGCGGTTTTTGCTAGAGGCGTTTAAGTAG
- a CDS encoding zinc ribbon domain-containing protein: MNLLQRLKSGAGKATERAQNAVEVNRMNGHIVDIEREIGVHYMRMGEVFYEGYRAGDMSIAEEEMTELCKACDLLNEEIEEIRTRIAILKNERLCECGNVVALEANFCPNCGRKMEKLAIPRDEHPVHDDEDGDTDEEQDIYAVAAGSRQPEPEPDLSDLPEDEAERRRADRQREEHERQEELDRLVRAWKQDLGIPHEEEPEEQPPAARPAAATSTARPVASTPVAEPITENAEEEGDVLIVTDPVETPPSTDPDTFSCQVCGKTLPKGSKWCPSCGTEQIVG, translated from the coding sequence ATGAATTTATTACAGCGGCTTAAAAGCGGTGCCGGCAAAGCGACCGAGCGCGCACAGAATGCGGTGGAGGTCAACCGGATGAATGGCCACATCGTCGATATCGAGCGCGAGATCGGTGTGCATTATATGCGGATGGGCGAAGTATTTTACGAAGGCTACCGCGCTGGCGATATGTCCATTGCCGAGGAAGAAATGACTGAATTGTGCAAAGCTTGTGACCTTTTAAATGAAGAGATCGAGGAAATCCGCACTCGGATTGCCATTTTGAAAAATGAACGATTGTGCGAATGCGGCAATGTGGTTGCACTGGAGGCAAACTTCTGTCCGAATTGCGGTCGCAAAATGGAAAAGCTGGCGATTCCGCGCGATGAGCATCCTGTCCATGATGACGAAGATGGCGATACCGATGAGGAGCAAGACATCTATGCAGTCGCAGCAGGCTCACGCCAACCTGAGCCAGAACCGGATCTATCCGATCTGCCTGAAGATGAAGCGGAGCGCCGTCGCGCGGATCGTCAGCGTGAGGAGCATGAGCGCCAAGAAGAGCTGGATCGTCTCGTACGTGCATGGAAACAAGATCTCGGTATCCCGCATGAAGAAGAGCCAGAGGAACAGCCGCCCGCAGCACGTCCGGCAGCAGCAACCTCGACTGCTCGCCCGGTAGCTTCGACTCCCGTAGCGGAGCCTATTACCGAAAATGCCGAAGAAGAAGGCGATGTACTGATCGTGACCGATCCAGTGGAGACACCACCGTCGACCGATCCAGATACATTCAGTTGCCAAGTATGCGGCAAAACACTGCCGAAAGGTTCCAAATGGTGTCCAAGCTGCGGCACCGAACAAATCGTCGGCTAA
- a CDS encoding TrmB family transcriptional regulator: MEQLLNHLRNLGFTELEAKVMVCLARQSMQSGYEVAKRLGVSRSNVYATLQRLVSRGVVQHTPGEPARYSMLPVQELTRMIAGQVDESLSYLEQEMPSGSTEQPSFYMVDGERKVMELLSRELDKAQEEIIADIWRQEAAWFRQKLEQAEARGVRVLWSFEGVDDDHPGIKLLKDGGTGRKFWLVIDRRWCIVGMRGDGIPAQALVTEHPLMAELLLQHFSQEIILYEMENDLGNELIRRYGKGYAGILDRYLPGIISTE; encoded by the coding sequence ATGGAACAACTGCTCAATCATTTGCGTAATCTGGGATTTACTGAGTTGGAAGCCAAGGTGATGGTCTGTTTGGCACGTCAGTCGATGCAGTCTGGTTATGAAGTAGCAAAGCGTCTGGGTGTATCGCGTTCCAATGTATATGCAACGTTGCAGCGGCTTGTATCGCGTGGGGTGGTGCAGCATACACCGGGCGAACCTGCACGCTACAGTATGTTGCCGGTGCAGGAATTAACGCGTATGATTGCCGGACAGGTCGACGAATCATTGTCTTATCTAGAGCAGGAAATGCCGAGCGGCAGTACGGAACAGCCGTCCTTTTATATGGTGGACGGCGAACGTAAGGTGATGGAATTATTGTCCCGTGAGCTGGATAAAGCACAGGAGGAGATTATCGCGGACATTTGGCGCCAAGAAGCCGCCTGGTTCCGGCAAAAGCTGGAGCAGGCGGAGGCGCGTGGTGTTCGGGTATTGTGGTCATTTGAAGGAGTGGATGACGATCATCCGGGTATCAAACTGCTCAAGGATGGTGGTACGGGTCGCAAATTCTGGCTAGTGATTGACCGTCGCTGGTGCATAGTAGGCATGAGGGGCGATGGTATTCCTGCGCAGGCGCTTGTGACCGAGCATCCGCTGATGGCAGAGCTGCTGCTTCAGCATTTTTCGCAGGAGATTATTTTGTACGAAATGGAAAATGATCTAGGCAATGAGCTGATCCGCCGTTATGGCAAAGGCTATGCAGGTATTCTGGATCGGTATTTGCCAGGTATTATTTCGACGGAGTAA
- a CDS encoding NUDIX hydrolase, with protein MSKQELLDIYDDQDHHLGVCERSEVHRLGHWHHTFHCWLVRDTPEGRMLIFQKRHLDKDTFPNLYDITAAGHLSAGETVEQAAREIQEELGLPLTFAQLTPLFVVRDASQGETVRGAFIDREVSSVFGAFSDRELYEYVLQEDEVSGIYEARLDDMLALFRGEQEQIQALGAHTATVIQADDVFSVSVTRADFVPHQPEYCIKTFSLLQQLTPSK; from the coding sequence ATGTCAAAGCAGGAATTGCTCGATATTTACGACGATCAGGATCATCATTTGGGTGTTTGTGAGCGGTCGGAAGTTCATCGCCTCGGACACTGGCATCATACGTTTCACTGTTGGCTTGTTCGCGATACGCCAGAAGGTCGGATGTTGATTTTTCAAAAGCGGCATCTCGATAAAGATACCTTTCCCAATCTATACGATATTACTGCCGCTGGGCATCTATCGGCAGGCGAAACGGTAGAGCAAGCCGCGCGCGAGATTCAGGAGGAGCTGGGCTTGCCATTAACGTTTGCCCAATTGACTCCACTGTTTGTCGTGCGCGACGCGTCGCAAGGTGAGACAGTACGCGGTGCCTTTATCGATCGGGAAGTGAGCAGTGTATTCGGCGCATTCAGCGACCGCGAATTGTATGAGTATGTGCTACAAGAAGATGAAGTGTCTGGTATTTATGAAGCGCGTCTAGACGATATGCTGGCATTGTTCCGTGGAGAGCAGGAACAGATTCAAGCGCTTGGCGCGCATACAGCAACTGTCATACAGGCGGACGATGTATTTAGCGTATCAGTCACTAGAGCCGATTTTGTCCCGCATCAGCCCGAATATTGCATCAAAACCTTCTCCCTGCTACAGCAGCTTACTCCGTCGAAATAA
- the mscL gene encoding large conductance mechanosensitive channel protein MscL has protein sequence MGLVKEFKEFAVRGNVIDLAVGVIVGAAFGKIVTSLVNDIIMPPVGKLLGGVNFVDLFLDLDKLTGTSTKTYNSLAEAQQAGAAVIAYGQFINNVIDFLIVAFCIFLLVKGVNMLKRKEHAKPEPEKTTKACPYCTNEISIKATRCPHCTSELSATVNG, from the coding sequence ATGGGATTAGTCAAGGAATTTAAGGAATTTGCCGTCCGCGGTAATGTCATCGACCTTGCAGTCGGTGTTATTGTCGGCGCAGCTTTTGGTAAAATCGTTACATCTCTGGTAAATGATATCATTATGCCACCTGTCGGTAAGCTTCTAGGGGGCGTCAATTTCGTCGATTTGTTCCTCGATCTGGACAAACTAACCGGTACCAGCACCAAAACGTACAATTCGCTGGCAGAAGCACAGCAAGCTGGAGCAGCGGTGATCGCTTATGGTCAGTTTATCAACAATGTCATCGACTTTCTGATCGTTGCCTTCTGTATCTTCCTGCTCGTCAAAGGAGTAAACATGCTGAAGCGCAAAGAACATGCTAAACCTGAACCCGAAAAAACGACCAAAGCATGCCCGTATTGCACCAATGAGATTTCGATCAAAGCTACGCGCTGCCCACACTGCACATCGGAGTTGTCTGCCACTGTAAATGGATGA
- a CDS encoding YveK family protein, whose product MEIKQYFNIIKKRLWLVLLIVFVITAATAVYAFMTNTPKYTATAKLVVNSTSSSADGIANQLDLGAINSNIQLIKTYQEIIKTPAIMNKVVEEHPELGLNATQLINMVSVSSVNETQVMSLTVTDGSYERAAQTVNAIATVFQREVPQIMKLDNINILDQADPSAGGPPIGNSPILFVLIALVLSAVIGIAVAFVLEYMDDSIKTEEDIRDVLGLPVLGVIAKMNEEDLTAKEHVPAKPFVGGGERANHT is encoded by the coding sequence GTGGAGATTAAACAGTACTTTAACATCATAAAGAAACGCCTCTGGCTGGTGCTGCTGATCGTGTTTGTCATTACAGCCGCCACTGCGGTGTACGCGTTTATGACGAATACACCCAAGTATACGGCTACCGCGAAGCTGGTGGTGAACAGTACATCCAGCTCGGCGGATGGTATCGCCAATCAGCTGGATCTGGGAGCTATCAATTCCAATATCCAATTGATCAAGACGTATCAGGAGATTATCAAAACTCCAGCCATCATGAACAAGGTGGTTGAGGAGCATCCAGAACTAGGGCTGAATGCCACACAGCTGATCAACATGGTCAGTGTAAGCTCGGTCAACGAAACGCAGGTCATGTCGCTGACAGTCACCGACGGCTCGTATGAACGTGCTGCTCAAACCGTCAATGCGATCGCGACCGTTTTCCAGCGCGAAGTACCTCAGATCATGAAGCTGGATAACATCAATATTTTAGACCAAGCAGATCCATCGGCTGGCGGTCCTCCAATCGGTAACAGTCCCATCCTGTTCGTGCTGATTGCACTGGTACTGTCCGCAGTGATCGGAATCGCTGTTGCCTTTGTACTGGAATATATGGACGATTCAATCAAAACCGAAGAAGACATCCGTGATGTACTCGGACTTCCGGTGCTTGGTGTCATCGCTAAGATGAATGAAGAAGACCTGACGGCAAAAGAACATGTGCCGGCGAAGCCTTTTGTAGGAGGTGGGGAACGTGCCAACCACACTTAA
- a CDS encoding CpsD/CapB family tyrosine-protein kinase, which produces MPTTLKWPLITKQNPKSLIAESYKGLRTNIDFSRLDAKVKSILVTSAALGEGKSTTVANLAIAYAETGRSVLIVDGDLRNPAMHNIFNLSNDKGLSNVLFNTADLEKNIQSSRTMNLSVLTSGPVPPNPSEILGSHQMEALMNEVKSQYDLVILDTPPTLPFTDAQVATALCDGVVLIIKSGGESRKDISKAVTSLEFVGARILGAVLNQASRKTLSAAYHEQ; this is translated from the coding sequence GTGCCAACCACACTTAAATGGCCACTGATTACGAAGCAGAATCCCAAGTCACTGATCGCAGAATCTTATAAAGGTCTGCGTACCAATATTGATTTTTCCCGACTGGATGCCAAGGTGAAAAGTATTCTCGTCACATCAGCAGCACTCGGTGAAGGTAAGAGCACGACGGTAGCCAATCTTGCTATCGCCTATGCAGAAACGGGACGCAGCGTACTGATCGTCGATGGCGATCTGCGCAATCCGGCAATGCACAACATCTTCAACCTATCGAATGACAAGGGATTGTCCAATGTACTGTTCAACACCGCGGATCTGGAAAAGAACATTCAATCCAGCCGCACGATGAACCTCAGCGTCCTGACATCCGGTCCGGTGCCACCGAATCCATCTGAGATTCTCGGTTCGCATCAAATGGAAGCCCTGATGAATGAAGTGAAATCGCAGTACGATCTGGTCATTCTCGATACGCCACCGACACTGCCATTTACTGATGCGCAGGTCGCGACCGCACTATGCGATGGTGTCGTTCTGATTATCAAGTCCGGTGGTGAAAGCCGTAAGGACATCAGCAAAGCGGTAACCAGTCTGGAATTCGTCGGTGCTCGTATACTCGGTGCTGTACTGAACCAAGCTAGCCGCAAAACATTGTCTGCCGCGTATCACGAACAATAA
- the galU gene encoding UTP--glucose-1-phosphate uridylyltransferase GalU, translating to MKKVRKAIIPAAGLGTRFLPATKAMPKEMLPIVDKPTIQYIVEEAIASGIEDIIIVTGKGKRAIEDHFDNAFELETTLLEKGKLDLLDEVQKSSKVDIHYIRQKEAKGLGHAVWCARNFIGDEPFAVLLGDDIVESDTPCTRQLIEQYEVTEKSVIGVQTVPEDHTHRYGIIDPIEQFGRLHEVRQFVEKPAAGTAPSNLAIMGRYVLTPEIFEFLGEQQIGAGGEIQLTDAIQRLNELQQVFAYDFQGTRFDVGEKLGFIQTTIEFALKNEDLKAPLLSSLKAVLERESQEDVLIARGEG from the coding sequence GTGAAGAAGGTTCGTAAAGCCATCATCCCTGCTGCAGGACTTGGAACACGCTTCCTGCCTGCAACCAAGGCGATGCCGAAAGAAATGCTTCCCATCGTGGACAAACCAACGATTCAGTACATTGTTGAGGAAGCCATCGCTTCCGGTATTGAAGACATCATCATCGTAACCGGTAAAGGCAAGCGCGCCATCGAGGATCACTTTGACAACGCGTTTGAGCTGGAAACCACATTGCTGGAAAAAGGCAAGCTGGACCTTCTGGATGAGGTACAAAAATCATCCAAAGTCGATATCCACTATATCCGCCAAAAAGAAGCCAAAGGGCTTGGACATGCGGTATGGTGCGCACGTAACTTTATCGGTGACGAGCCGTTTGCAGTTCTGCTCGGCGATGATATCGTCGAATCCGATACACCGTGCACACGTCAGCTGATTGAACAATATGAAGTAACGGAGAAATCGGTCATCGGTGTACAAACCGTACCGGAAGATCATACACACCGTTACGGCATTATCGATCCGATTGAACAATTCGGACGACTGCATGAAGTGCGCCAGTTCGTAGAGAAACCAGCTGCGGGCACAGCGCCATCCAATCTGGCGATCATGGGTCGGTATGTACTGACACCGGAAATCTTTGAATTCCTAGGCGAGCAACAAATCGGCGCTGGTGGCGAGATTCAGCTGACCGATGCGATTCAACGCTTGAATGAGTTGCAGCAGGTGTTCGCGTATGACTTCCAAGGTACACGCTTTGATGTAGGTGAGAAACTCGGCTTTATTCAGACAACGATTGAGTTTGCTTTAAAGAATGAAGATCTTAAAGCACCGCTGCTGTCTTCTCTCAAAGCCGTATTGGAGAGAGAATCACAGGAGGATGTGCTGATAGCAAGAGGTGAGGGATAA
- a CDS encoding sugar transferase: MTTKLRFYMLMKRTLDIICSLLGLIVLLPLFIVLGILIKLEDPKGKVFFYQTRIGKDEQPFRMYKFRSMVSDAEERLKELLAQNEIEGAMFKMKNDPRITRVGRFIRKTSIDELPQLWNVLRGDMSLVGPRPPLPREVEEYSPRDKLRLSVTPGCTGLWQVSGRNELSFDEMVDLDLHYIKKRGIIFDLFILVKTVKVLFGSKDAF; encoded by the coding sequence ATGACGACCAAGCTTCGTTTTTATATGCTGATGAAACGGACCCTCGATATTATTTGCTCACTGCTGGGGTTAATCGTACTATTACCACTCTTTATTGTGCTTGGCATTCTGATTAAACTGGAAGACCCGAAAGGGAAAGTATTTTTCTACCAGACGCGAATCGGCAAGGATGAACAGCCGTTCCGAATGTACAAATTCAGATCCATGGTTTCGGATGCAGAGGAGAGGTTAAAAGAACTGCTCGCGCAAAACGAAATTGAGGGTGCCATGTTCAAAATGAAAAACGACCCGCGCATTACGCGAGTCGGCCGTTTTATCAGAAAAACAAGTATTGATGAATTGCCGCAGCTGTGGAATGTGCTGCGTGGGGATATGAGTCTCGTTGGACCTCGTCCGCCATTGCCGCGTGAAGTAGAAGAATACAGTCCACGCGACAAGCTGAGACTGAGTGTAACACCGGGGTGCACCGGGTTATGGCAGGTCAGCGGACGGAACGAGCTAAGCTTTGATGAGATGGTTGATCTCGATTTACATTATATCAAAAAAAGAGGGATCATTTTCGATTTATTTATTCTCGTTAAAACGGTTAAGGTGCTGTTTGGCTCCAAGGATGCGTTTTAA
- a CDS encoding GDP-L-fucose synthase family protein, whose translation MNKDSKIYVAGHRGLVGSAILRSLEKQGYTNLIYRTSSELDLRNLNDVYAFFKEEKIDYVFLAAAKVGGIAANNDFPADFIRDNLMIQTNVIDAAHFNGVKKLLFLGSTCIYPKFAPQPLKEEYLLTGELEPTNEPYAIAKIAGIKMCESYNRQYGSKFISAMPTNMYGPNDNFDLKTSHVLPALVRKIHEAKESNSPTVEIWGTGTPKREFLHSDDLADACVFLMNNYEGNEIVNVGVGEDIAIKDLAHLIQNIVGYEGELVFNSSVPDGTPRKLVDTTKINALGWKASIPLEEGVRAVYEDYRNSLAVQP comes from the coding sequence ATGAATAAGGACTCCAAGATTTATGTGGCAGGGCATCGCGGGCTAGTCGGATCCGCGATCCTGCGCTCGCTTGAAAAGCAAGGGTATACGAACCTCATCTACCGTACTAGTTCCGAACTGGATCTGCGGAATTTGAATGATGTATATGCCTTCTTTAAAGAAGAAAAGATTGATTATGTGTTCCTAGCTGCCGCAAAGGTCGGCGGTATTGCGGCTAACAACGATTTTCCGGCAGACTTCATCCGTGACAATCTGATGATTCAAACGAATGTGATCGATGCTGCCCACTTTAACGGCGTGAAAAAATTGCTGTTCCTCGGCTCTACGTGCATCTATCCGAAGTTTGCACCACAGCCACTCAAAGAGGAATATCTGCTGACTGGCGAACTGGAACCAACCAATGAGCCATACGCTATCGCCAAAATCGCTGGTATCAAAATGTGCGAATCGTACAATCGTCAATATGGCTCGAAGTTTATCTCTGCCATGCCAACGAACATGTACGGGCCAAATGATAATTTTGACCTGAAAACATCGCATGTACTGCCAGCACTGGTACGCAAAATCCATGAAGCGAAGGAAAGCAACTCGCCAACGGTGGAAATCTGGGGAACTGGTACACCGAAACGCGAATTCCTGCATTCCGATGATCTGGCAGATGCTTGTGTATTCCTGATGAACAATTACGAAGGCAACGAGATTGTCAACGTAGGCGTGGGCGAAGACATCGCCATCAAGGATCTGGCACATCTGATCCAAAACATCGTTGGCTACGAGGGTGAGCTGGTATTCAACTCCTCCGTACCGGATGGTACACCGCGCAAGCTGGTGGATACAACCAAAATCAATGCACTGGGCTGGAAAGCCAGCATTCCGCTGGAAGAAGGCGTTCGTGCCGTTTATGAAGATTACCGTAACAGCCTAGCTGTTCAACCATAA